In Fibrobacter sp. UWH4, a single genomic region encodes these proteins:
- a CDS encoding DUF3696 domain-containing protein has translation MIKNIRFSYYKIFKNEQTLSLKPVTVIFGKNNSGKSAILKIPSILQSAINCQSAEVFDPTKNGLHIEDMRSLVYGRGHRAVSFFFEDNKKNSLEFSFFVNEENGHSKIERWTAQNKDDKIGLEPGEDDELHDLVTKNPVPGVYFNGITPSHDKYKLFAQQIINTLRFNIDYIGAFRWLPYAFLQSNTFKSCEENDGRINYQFLIDDSKTVNQELLKNVSKWYENNFNGWKIKVNRDRDPVYSIEMEQANKLNINITDAGVGIAQSLPIVTRASRTCDEPTIIVLEEPETHLHPAAHGNLAELIALSTKNDCNKSYLVETHSINFILRLRRLIAEKKLSVNDVALYSVEFDKNECCSKLVSVEINEDGSVNYWPEGVFEETLAESIAIFEAQNKV, from the coding sequence ATGATAAAAAACATTCGTTTTAGCTACTATAAAATTTTCAAAAACGAACAGACGCTTTCATTAAAACCCGTCACAGTAATTTTTGGAAAAAACAACTCTGGCAAAAGCGCTATTCTCAAAATACCATCGATTTTACAATCAGCCATTAACTGCCAATCAGCTGAAGTATTCGACCCTACAAAAAACGGACTACACATCGAGGATATGAGAAGCCTTGTGTATGGTCGTGGTCATAGAGCTGTTTCATTCTTTTTTGAAGATAACAAAAAAAATTCTCTTGAATTTTCTTTTTTTGTCAACGAAGAAAATGGCCATTCGAAAATAGAACGCTGGACAGCTCAAAACAAAGACGACAAAATTGGACTTGAACCTGGTGAGGACGACGAACTTCATGATCTTGTAACAAAAAATCCCGTTCCAGGAGTGTATTTTAACGGAATTACACCAAGTCATGACAAATACAAGCTGTTTGCTCAACAAATTATAAACACATTGCGTTTTAACATTGATTACATTGGAGCATTTCGTTGGCTTCCATACGCATTTTTACAATCAAACACATTTAAATCTTGTGAAGAAAATGATGGTCGCATCAACTACCAGTTTTTAATTGATGATTCAAAAACCGTTAATCAAGAACTTCTAAAAAATGTTTCAAAGTGGTATGAAAACAATTTCAATGGATGGAAAATAAAAGTAAACCGTGACAGAGATCCTGTTTACTCCATTGAAATGGAACAAGCAAACAAATTAAATATAAATATTACAGATGCTGGCGTAGGCATAGCCCAATCCCTTCCGATTGTTACGCGAGCAAGTCGCACATGCGATGAACCGACCATTATTGTATTAGAAGAACCGGAAACACATTTGCATCCGGCAGCTCATGGAAACCTTGCAGAATTAATCGCCTTAAGCACAAAAAATGATTGCAACAAATCTTATCTTGTAGAAACCCACTCAATCAATTTTATTCTACGCTTAAGAAGATTAATTGCAGAAAAAAAACTTTCTGTTAATGACGTCGCTCTTTATTCTGTAGAATTTGATAAAAATGAGTGCTGTAGCAAGCTTGTTTCAGTCGAAATAAATGAAGATGGATCAGTAAATTACTGGCCAGAAGGTGTTTTTGAAGAAACTTTGGCAGAATCGATAGCTATTTTTGAAGCACAAAATAAGGTATAA
- a CDS encoding FISUMP domain-containing protein → MNKFKTLLFLAVFGGIGLWGCDDSSSASEGNNESSAVESSSSVKDSDSTEESSSSIDKKSSGNETKDKSSSSENKSSSSAKETKNSSDSKSSSSVKSGDSSSSKKNVSSSSVNSSSSKNQSSSSSVKQSSSSSNLVQSSSSKGNPWGTSAEWGPFNCNVNGGCLEFTDDRNDRTYKYMKFDGKKCLNFNDKGKCTDEKDTTIYAMVENLNIGKMVDGSLDQNVDNEIERYCYDNDTLICHYYGGLYQWAEMMGFNDSCNTKSCAHLIQENHQGICPDKWHLLTYEDFYIILNSNGNTHGIEGLRSTFGCGGYNGTGFSLVCGGENWGYAYDNFDEGVYWFYPEETDSNLLKASGSYTGLSMTTVRKGSYKKTHGFSVRCVKAE, encoded by the coding sequence ATGAACAAGTTCAAGACACTACTTTTCTTAGCCGTGTTTGGCGGGATAGGCCTTTGGGGCTGTGACGACTCGTCGTCGGCAAGTGAAGGCAACAATGAATCATCCGCTGTTGAATCATCTTCAAGCGTAAAGGACTCTGATTCCACCGAAGAGTCATCCTCTTCGATTGACAAGAAGTCTTCGGGTAACGAAACCAAAGACAAGTCATCGAGTAGTGAGAATAAGTCTAGCAGTTCCGCGAAAGAAACGAAGAACTCCTCCGACTCCAAGAGTTCCAGTTCTGTAAAATCGGGAGATTCTTCTAGCAGTAAGAAGAATGTGTCTAGCTCGTCGGTGAATTCGTCTTCAAGCAAGAACCAAAGTAGTAGTTCTTCTGTGAAACAATCGAGTTCTAGTTCTAATCTTGTTCAATCATCAAGTAGTAAAGGTAATCCATGGGGAACTTCTGCAGAATGGGGACCTTTCAACTGCAATGTGAATGGGGGGTGCTTAGAATTTACAGATGACCGAAATGACCGAACTTATAAGTACATGAAGTTTGATGGAAAAAAGTGTTTGAACTTTAATGACAAAGGAAAATGTACGGACGAAAAGGATACCACCATCTATGCAATGGTAGAAAACTTAAATATTGGGAAAATGGTAGATGGATCACTGGATCAAAATGTTGATAACGAGATAGAACGATATTGTTATGATAATGATACGCTTATATGCCACTACTATGGAGGCCTTTATCAGTGGGCAGAGATGATGGGCTTCAATGACAGTTGTAATACCAAGAGTTGTGCTCACTTGATTCAAGAAAATCACCAAGGAATTTGTCCAGACAAATGGCATCTGTTGACATACGAAGATTTCTATATCATTTTGAATAGCAATGGAAACACACATGGAATAGAGGGCTTGCGGTCGACGTTTGGTTGTGGAGGATATAATGGAACAGGTTTTAGCCTTGTATGTGGTGGAGAAAATTGGGGATATGCATATGATAATTTTGATGAGGGCGTATATTGGTTCTACCCAGAAGAGACTGATTCGAATTTGCTTAAAGCGAGTGGTTCATATACAGGTCTATCAATGACAACCGTTAGAAAGGGTTCTTATAAAAAAACACATGGTTTTTCGGTTAGATGTGTTAAAGCTGAGTGA
- a CDS encoding LEPR-XLL domain-containing protein — MSKKQQRKSLNKNNYKIEALEPRLMMDANVDYNDFVDEITDYNYASALSSTLSEMQQNVDQSFTEALGKLNLANVSSVQDFFSSLTNDAASKWNSLLQAISAIPQNQQNSLEVSDIASVINAADIGILASADNNTLSLSVESSATPLLNALELGDFDVALTDLSAVINTSAKITISFADAAPNDNEDILTVSAISGTALEAEVSVADLNTGTGVGYMNMSLNDVADVNNDVELSVSYDSTNGFDSQFLMDVELSLTSGNLPFRFKNNGQIKITENDGGDVVCSIPEIEFTNSQFDLQTILGIIDEFEIPFLKQLSFEIGGDRKRISDIGLMINEYWTRASLAMNAAVSRVENVDCLNMETLRKCFGMITNLSAVSGILDKIEIISSNSSFDILSTNSFSASDIVDLSSGEIKVRFTPNLLDVAGDVDLGLFKLGGVKADCFIELNLGVSVNENGRLSFTSVSLNEVGLSVKTTAQDENVHIGLFDAEVKNCGLDYNISVKNVQNELKWSSDKLEISFGTLELKSGSVCVCKVNENPTDNTFKYSFEDAEWKMPDAIKQFVSLSGDTLQQQLLSYLNALQSSLRSLIRDKVKLGVFDGSVDKIVDVIDKIDKVVYGSEDSTNPGLVSVLNGLYKLNFSSVEDFVEIFDSKWMKVFGLTPTDLSENGIVDGKVCSLKYIDLNGNEIVPTSGEVSEGGIEDEQQPDFKKYRIDFNIFFKIDEEMNLDFANKLGSILANVSTDGTIGFVGKAGFKFSLGVDFSSEKISADTTIGSILGTNGSDALENHDYLTGQGSLSFSFY; from the coding sequence ATGTCAAAGAAACAACAGAGAAAAAGTCTAAACAAGAACAACTACAAAATCGAGGCTCTCGAACCTCGTTTGATGATGGATGCCAATGTAGATTACAATGACTTTGTTGATGAAATTACTGATTACAATTATGCAAGTGCTCTGAGCTCAACTCTTTCAGAGATGCAGCAAAATGTTGACCAATCCTTTACGGAGGCTTTGGGCAAGTTAAATCTTGCTAACGTTTCTTCGGTACAGGATTTCTTCAGCAGCCTCACAAATGATGCTGCATCTAAATGGAATAGCTTGCTCCAGGCAATTTCCGCTATTCCGCAGAACCAACAGAATAGCCTAGAAGTCTCGGATATTGCCAGCGTGATTAATGCTGCCGATATTGGAATTTTGGCTTCGGCAGACAACAATACTCTTTCTCTTTCCGTTGAATCGTCCGCTACCCCCCTTTTAAATGCCTTAGAACTTGGTGACTTTGATGTTGCTTTAACCGACCTTTCGGCGGTTATTAATACATCTGCGAAAATAACCATTAGCTTTGCAGATGCTGCACCAAACGACAACGAAGACATTCTTACAGTATCCGCGATTAGTGGTACGGCTCTTGAAGCAGAGGTGAGTGTTGCTGACCTAAATACGGGTACGGGTGTTGGCTACATGAACATGTCCCTTAACGATGTTGCCGATGTAAACAATGATGTCGAATTGAGTGTTTCCTACGATTCTACGAATGGTTTTGATTCGCAATTCTTGATGGATGTTGAGTTGTCGCTGACTTCTGGAAATTTACCGTTTAGATTCAAAAATAATGGGCAAATCAAAATTACGGAAAATGATGGCGGAGATGTCGTTTGTTCGATTCCGGAAATAGAGTTTACGAATTCTCAATTTGATTTGCAGACGATTCTTGGAATAATTGATGAATTTGAAATTCCTTTCCTTAAACAATTGAGCTTTGAAATAGGTGGGGATCGGAAAAGGATTTCTGATATTGGGCTTATGATAAACGAGTATTGGACTCGTGCCTCCCTTGCGATGAACGCCGCTGTTTCGCGAGTAGAAAATGTTGATTGTCTGAATATGGAAACTCTCCGAAAATGCTTCGGGATGATTACCAACCTTTCGGCGGTTTCTGGAATACTTGATAAAATAGAAATTATTTCATCGAATTCTTCATTTGATATACTTTCGACAAATTCCTTTAGTGCGTCCGATATTGTAGACTTGTCTTCTGGTGAAATAAAAGTTCGTTTTACGCCAAATTTGTTGGATGTTGCTGGTGATGTTGATTTGGGACTTTTTAAGCTTGGCGGAGTGAAGGCTGATTGTTTTATTGAACTGAATTTAGGAGTATCGGTTAATGAAAATGGACGGTTGTCCTTTACATCGGTTTCCTTGAATGAAGTTGGCCTGTCTGTAAAAACAACGGCGCAAGATGAAAATGTCCACATAGGGCTTTTTGATGCTGAAGTAAAAAACTGTGGACTGGATTATAATATCTCTGTAAAGAATGTCCAAAATGAACTGAAATGGTCGTCAGATAAACTTGAAATCTCTTTTGGTACACTCGAGTTGAAATCTGGTTCGGTATGCGTTTGTAAAGTAAATGAGAATCCTACAGATAATACCTTTAAGTATAGTTTTGAAGATGCTGAATGGAAAATGCCTGATGCTATTAAGCAGTTTGTCTCGCTTTCGGGAGATACACTACAGCAGCAACTGTTGTCATATCTTAATGCTCTGCAAAGTTCCTTGCGTTCCCTTATTCGGGACAAGGTCAAGTTGGGCGTCTTTGACGGCTCTGTTGATAAAATTGTTGATGTCATTGACAAAATTGATAAGGTTGTTTATGGTTCTGAAGATAGTACAAATCCAGGACTGGTAAGTGTCCTGAATGGGTTGTATAAATTGAATTTTTCTAGCGTTGAAGATTTTGTTGAGATTTTTGATTCAAAATGGATGAAAGTTTTTGGCTTGACGCCGACTGACCTTTCCGAAAATGGAATCGTTGATGGGAAGGTCTGCTCCTTGAAATATATAGATTTGAACGGAAATGAGATTGTCCCGACTAGTGGTGAAGTGTCTGAAGGTGGAATCGAAGATGAACAGCAGCCGGATTTTAAAAAGTATCGAATCGATTTTAATATTTTCTTTAAGATAGATGAAGAAATGAACCTGGATTTTGCCAATAAGCTAGGTTCTATTTTGGCGAATGTTTCTACAGATGGAACAATTGGTTTTGTGGGAAAAGCCGGATTCAAGTTTAGTCTTGGTGTTGACTTCTCATCAGAAAAAATCTCTGCTGACACAACAATAGGCTCAATTCTTGGAACAAATGGTTCAGATGCTTTAGAAAACCATGATTACTTGACTGGTCAAGGTTCACTTTCATTTAGTTTTTACTAG
- a CDS encoding AAA family ATPase, with amino-acid sequence MLNFLETTNVGPIKRLSVSFAKRLNVLTGDNGLGKTFFLDTVWYAMTRKWPAEVNQNLFSGLVGRPQDPTSESFIRFNLTTEHDNHVDYKATFDRAEQGWVGQVGRPYNAGLVIYALADGSFCVWDPARNYWKNGATADIQERRPAFVFSSREIWEGQKDGDKSVCNGLLADMLKWQVQKGGEFRILENLLVNLSPPDFSLKISTPTRLSVDDVRDIPTIAMPYGNVPVLHASAGIRRILALAYCLTWAYSEHRKASQLRGVPTASQVTFLMDEVEAHLHPRWQKKVLNSILVAIGEMYGEGADVQVIASTHSALVMTSLEDTFDKSLDKWFDFDSVDGGAISFEERPFEKMGSSDSWLTSEAFDLASPRSPESEALLKEMNDALRENSGATPERIRGLYDKLLQKLSPLDEDLFVIRHICKKKGFIE; translated from the coding sequence ATGCTGAATTTTCTCGAAACTACAAATGTCGGGCCGATTAAGCGGCTGTCGGTTAGTTTTGCCAAGCGCCTGAATGTTCTTACTGGTGACAACGGTCTAGGCAAGACTTTTTTCCTTGATACGGTCTGGTATGCCATGACCCGCAAGTGGCCCGCCGAGGTTAACCAGAACCTGTTCTCGGGCCTTGTGGGTCGGCCGCAGGATCCAACTTCTGAATCCTTTATTCGGTTCAATCTGACAACCGAACACGATAACCATGTAGACTACAAGGCCACCTTTGACCGTGCTGAACAGGGGTGGGTAGGTCAGGTAGGCAGGCCCTACAATGCAGGGCTTGTTATTTACGCCCTTGCCGATGGCAGTTTCTGCGTCTGGGACCCTGCCAGGAACTATTGGAAGAATGGGGCGACCGCAGACATTCAGGAACGCAGGCCCGCTTTTGTTTTCTCTTCGCGCGAGATATGGGAAGGCCAGAAGGATGGCGACAAGTCCGTCTGCAATGGCCTGCTTGCGGACATGCTCAAGTGGCAAGTCCAGAAGGGTGGTGAGTTCAGAATCCTTGAAAACTTGCTCGTGAATTTATCCCCGCCCGACTTCAGTTTGAAGATTTCGACACCGACGCGCCTTTCTGTTGACGATGTTCGCGACATCCCGACCATTGCCATGCCTTATGGAAATGTTCCTGTGCTCCATGCGTCTGCGGGTATTCGCCGGATTCTTGCTTTGGCTTACTGCCTTACTTGGGCCTATAGCGAACACCGCAAGGCGTCCCAACTTCGCGGGGTTCCGACAGCTTCGCAGGTGACTTTCTTGATGGACGAAGTGGAGGCACATTTGCATCCACGCTGGCAAAAGAAAGTTCTCAATTCAATCCTTGTCGCTATTGGCGAAATGTATGGCGAGGGTGCCGATGTGCAGGTAATTGCCTCTACACATTCGGCCCTGGTAATGACTTCGCTCGAAGATACCTTCGACAAATCGCTTGACAAGTGGTTCGATTTCGATTCTGTCGATGGTGGTGCAATCAGTTTTGAGGAACGTCCGTTCGAGAAGATGGGCTCTTCTGATTCTTGGCTTACGAGCGAGGCTTTTGATTTGGCCTCTCCCCGTTCTCCGGAATCCGAGGCGTTGTTGAAAGAAATGAACGATGCGTTGCGAGAGAATTCGGGGGCTACCCCGGAGCGTATCCGCGGACTTTATGATAAACTTTTGCAGAAACTTTCACCTTTGGATGAAGATTTGTTCGTTATTCGTCATATATGCAAGAAGAAGGGCTTTATAGAATGA
- a CDS encoding NADAR family protein gives MQQNSIRIYHLTKSCAFVRASDKWGAFSNMGMRFPFLLENTLIKSSEHLYQALKFQNNPSIQSEILDAPNGLESKKTAYKYVKEMQSNRIKIMRFSLFMKYTAYTNYFNDIFEKTRNNDIVEISSKDEFWGTKKISPKTYQGTNALGRLWMEIREQREKIQERKDCFFLLENEIKYTTSVTKTEIGGKIIFPGF, from the coding sequence ATGCAACAGAACAGCATTCGCATATACCATCTAACCAAGTCCTGCGCATTTGTAAGAGCTTCAGATAAATGGGGCGCCTTTTCCAATATGGGAATGAGATTCCCTTTCTTGTTAGAGAATACTTTAATCAAGTCTTCAGAACATCTATATCAGGCACTAAAATTTCAAAACAACCCATCGATTCAATCAGAAATTCTAGACGCACCAAACGGTTTAGAGTCCAAAAAAACAGCCTACAAATATGTCAAAGAAATGCAATCTAATCGAATTAAAATAATGCGTTTTAGTTTATTTATGAAATATACTGCATATACTAATTATTTCAACGATATTTTTGAAAAAACACGAAATAACGACATCGTTGAAATATCATCAAAAGATGAATTCTGGGGAACAAAGAAGATTTCTCCCAAAACTTATCAAGGAACAAATGCTCTAGGACGCTTGTGGATGGAAATCCGAGAACAAAGAGAAAAAATCCAAGAGAGAAAAGATTGTTTTTTTCTATTAGAAAATGAAATAAAATACACAACATCTGTCACGAAAACAGAAATCGGGGGAAAAATCATTTTTCCTGGATTCTGA
- a CDS encoding FISUMP domain-containing protein, which translates to MNKFKTLLFLAVFGGIGLWGCDDSSSASDDNNETSAVESSSSVKDSDSTEESSSSIDKKSSGNETKDQSSSSNAKSSSSAKETKNSSDSKSSSSVKSGESSSGKNQDVSSSSVSLSSSEKQSSSSSEKQSSSSSVLPKSSSSVFEVDSSRLCTPGYDYCYRPLGADSLQAGAYKKYKDTRNGREYFYLTINGKDTSGKKASVTVFAENLNIGEMVDGSENQSDNDKIERYCYNNDTTNCVEYGGLYQWAEMMNLPFECNSKSCADSIKPNHQGICPKDWRLMTYNDFYIVVHADGNDAGVKGVRSMGFGGLNYTGYSLIGAGMRLYDDGVSSFIDINEAAYWFFPTEKENKTTWAGVAFTIKSIQNFDNGYGPKIDGYPVRCVKID; encoded by the coding sequence ATGAACAAGTTCAAGACACTACTTTTCTTAGCCGTGTTTGGCGGAATAGGCCTTTGGGGCTGTGACGATTCGTCGTCGGCAAGTGATGATAACAATGAAACATCCGCTGTTGAATCGTCTTCAAGCGTAAAGGACTCTGATTCCACCGAAGAGTCATCCTCTTCGATTGACAAGAAGTCGTCGGGAAACGAAACCAAAGACCAGTCATCGAGTAGTAACGCTAAGTCGAGTAGTTCCGCGAAAGAAACAAAGAATTCGTCCGACTCCAAGAGTTCAAGTTCTGTGAAGTCGGGTGAATCTTCTAGCGGCAAGAATCAGGATGTATCTAGTTCGTCGGTGAGTTTGTCTTCAAGCGAAAAGCAAAGCAGTAGTTCCTCCGAGAAACAGTCTAGTTCAAGTTCTGTCTTGCCTAAATCCAGTAGTTCCGTTTTTGAAGTTGACTCTTCCAGATTATGCACGCCTGGGTATGATTATTGTTATCGTCCTTTGGGAGCAGATAGTTTACAGGCGGGAGCGTATAAAAAATATAAGGATACTCGCAATGGACGAGAGTATTTCTATTTGACAATAAATGGTAAAGATACAAGTGGAAAAAAGGCTTCTGTAACGGTATTTGCGGAAAATCTGAATATAGGTGAAATGGTTGACGGTTCAGAAAACCAATCGGATAACGATAAAATAGAACGTTACTGTTATAACAATGATACGACGAACTGTGTGGAGTATGGTGGGCTTTACCAGTGGGCGGAGATGATGAACCTTCCGTTCGAATGCAATAGTAAGAGCTGTGCCGACTCCATTAAGCCGAATCATCAGGGAATTTGCCCAAAGGACTGGCGTCTTATGACATATAATGACTTTTATATTGTAGTTCACGCAGATGGAAATGATGCGGGTGTGAAAGGTGTTAGATCAATGGGTTTTGGCGGCCTTAACTATACGGGGTATAGTTTGATCGGTGCGGGAATGAGGCTCTATGATGATGGGGTATCATCTTTTATTGATATAAATGAAGCTGCATATTGGTTTTTCCCTACAGAAAAAGAAAATAAGACAACATGGGCAGGTGTGGCTTTCACTATCAAATCAATTCAAAATTTTGATAATGGTTATGGACCGAAGATTGATGGATATCCAGTCCGTTGTGTAAAGATTGACTAA